One Photobacterium sp. TY1-4 genomic window carries:
- a CDS encoding LysR family transcriptional regulator has protein sequence MNLESGYLRAFVSLAKSKSYTKSAHELHITQPALTKKIKTLEQTVGAALFIRHQTGTQLSQSGTYLFPLAEEIVRKLENLEERAAEIAQGMTGKIAIGFGISTYRLVPDLIKHYQAHRPQTKISLRDIASRQQFLLLESGELQVGFTRVPDNTQKLSYHPITTDQLVLIKPKHAARHNAENHLSELTLLQLTDEHCPGITRQVELFLQQTPCTLHKEYQDIQTIIALVSAGLGYSILPRSALHVADDRIDYAPLHGAFASWDICMTWNQAITDPVRDDFIQAALHRLQLPRLC, from the coding sequence ATGAACTTAGAAAGCGGATATTTAAGGGCGTTTGTTTCTCTGGCCAAATCGAAAAGCTATACCAAATCGGCCCATGAACTTCATATTACCCAGCCGGCGCTGACCAAGAAAATTAAGACCCTGGAACAGACCGTTGGCGCGGCGTTATTTATCCGACATCAAACCGGCACCCAATTAAGCCAGTCCGGGACGTATTTATTTCCCCTCGCCGAAGAAATTGTCCGGAAACTGGAAAACCTCGAGGAGCGGGCCGCAGAAATTGCACAGGGGATGACCGGAAAAATAGCCATCGGTTTTGGTATTTCGACGTATCGCCTGGTCCCTGATTTAATCAAACATTACCAGGCGCACCGTCCCCAGACGAAAATTTCGTTGCGCGACATTGCCTCCAGGCAGCAATTTCTATTGCTCGAATCCGGGGAGCTGCAAGTCGGGTTTACCCGGGTCCCGGACAATACCCAAAAGCTCTCCTATCACCCCATCACTACCGATCAATTGGTGTTAATCAAACCAAAACATGCAGCACGCCACAATGCAGAAAATCATCTCAGCGAGTTGACGCTTCTCCAACTCACCGATGAACACTGCCCGGGCATTACCCGGCAAGTTGAGCTGTTTCTACAGCAGACGCCCTGTACCCTGCATAAAGAGTATCAGGACATTCAGACGATTATTGCGCTGGTCTCCGCCGGTCTGGGATATTCAATCTTACCCCGAAGTGCCCTCCATGTGGCCGACGACCGGATCGACTACGCGCCGTTACATGGTGCCTTCGCCAGCTGGGATATTTGCATGACCTGGAATCAGGCCATCACCGACCCCGTCAGGGACGATTTCATCCAGGCGGCTTTACACCGGCTCCAACTGCCCCGACTTTGTTGA
- a CDS encoding YjfI family protein yields MTWQLSELLPVLSGHEGWLVRQHEQAIVIQNEDNIEAYLAVAGEQILVEVLLFPQQQVRDVAALNEHVLRTHKMFPLSTIGINEIDGDSYYVAFGSLSSQSKQESILIEVATLFRNVEAFIDLYQEYLMERAS; encoded by the coding sequence ATGACATGGCAACTCTCTGAGCTTCTCCCCGTCCTTTCAGGACATGAAGGCTGGCTGGTTCGTCAACACGAACAAGCCATTGTGATCCAAAATGAAGATAACATTGAAGCCTACCTGGCGGTGGCGGGTGAGCAAATCCTGGTTGAGGTGCTGCTATTCCCTCAACAGCAGGTTCGGGACGTCGCCGCGCTCAACGAGCACGTTTTACGCACCCACAAAATGTTCCCGCTCTCGACCATCGGGATCAATGAAATTGACGGCGACAGCTACTACGTCGCTTTCGGCTCGCTGTCTTCCCAGTCCAAGCAGGAAAGTATCCTGATTGAAGTCGCGACGCTGTTCCGCAATGTCGAAGCCTTTATTGACCTGTACCAGGAATATCTGATGGAGCGTGCCTCATGA
- a CDS encoding PspA/IM30 family protein gives MSVWKKLFTAIKGGANEAAESIADNQALRILDQEIREAKQELRRSDEALVGIVAKRKLTQQKVEALDNGIGEYEGHARAAMEKGQQDLALECAQKVADLRNEQQTEQSYLDQFIASEQSMRTNIAQAKDKLRQLEQQVDVVKANEAVQKAQSAVSATNVGANAKMHTAVESLERIKQRQAEKSAQLEAAAEMAEAQSGSSLDKKLAEAGIGSAPKASAQDELSRILGKTNG, from the coding sequence ATGAGTGTATGGAAAAAACTGTTTACCGCCATCAAGGGTGGTGCCAACGAAGCGGCTGAGAGCATCGCTGACAACCAGGCCCTGCGGATCCTGGATCAGGAGATCCGCGAAGCGAAGCAGGAACTGCGCCGCTCGGATGAAGCCCTGGTCGGGATCGTCGCCAAACGCAAGCTGACCCAACAGAAAGTCGAAGCGCTGGATAACGGCATCGGTGAATATGAAGGCCATGCTCGCGCTGCCATGGAAAAGGGCCAACAGGATCTGGCGCTGGAATGTGCTCAGAAGGTTGCCGACCTGAGAAACGAGCAACAGACTGAGCAAAGCTACCTGGATCAGTTTATCGCCTCCGAGCAGAGCATGCGAACCAACATCGCGCAGGCAAAAGATAAACTGCGTCAGTTGGAGCAGCAAGTTGATGTCGTCAAGGCCAACGAAGCGGTTCAGAAAGCTCAATCTGCCGTGTCGGCCACCAATGTGGGTGCCAATGCCAAAATGCATACCGCGGTTGAATCCCTGGAGCGCATCAAACAGCGCCAGGCAGAAAAATCCGCGCAACTCGAAGCCGCTGCTGAAATGGCCGAAGCCCAGTCCGGCAGCAGCCTGGATAAAAAACTGGCTGAAGCCGGGATCGGATCCGCTCCAAAAGCTTCTGCCCAGGATGAGCTATCCCGCATTCTCGGAAAGACCAACGGATAA
- a CDS encoding potassium channel protein, whose product MSLWILFRQWAVKNLSALNSKNLLLILLGYVVLSWLLLKLAGEHAMTDSFTNYIYYLFVTASTVGYGDMSPATSAGKWIVSLLVIPGGLGVFAVGVGRVASLFLQYWKSGLQGKRSVNVKNHILVLGWNEQRTLHLIKMLQHEESGRRPIVLCVRPEIENPLPGEIEFVRVGSFTDQEGMARASVEEASCILIDNPEDDITLSAALFCASKNPQAHLLAYFKDEGLGLLLKQHCPNAECIPSVAVEMLAKAAVDPGSSELHHELLSTTQGMTQYSVHYPQDAEATTIDALFSTFKQRYDATLIGIDCGQGVELNPALNKAVQPGCKLFYISDERITDFQW is encoded by the coding sequence GTGTCTTTATGGATCTTATTTCGCCAGTGGGCGGTGAAAAACCTCTCGGCTCTCAACAGCAAGAACCTGTTGCTGATCCTGCTGGGATATGTCGTGCTGAGCTGGCTGCTGCTCAAACTGGCGGGCGAGCATGCAATGACCGACTCGTTCACCAACTACATCTATTACCTGTTCGTGACGGCCTCAACCGTTGGTTACGGCGATATGTCGCCGGCCACCTCGGCCGGGAAATGGATTGTGTCCTTGCTGGTGATCCCCGGCGGCCTCGGCGTTTTTGCCGTCGGGGTTGGCCGGGTCGCCAGCTTGTTTCTTCAATACTGGAAAAGCGGTTTGCAGGGAAAACGGAGCGTTAACGTGAAAAACCATATTTTAGTGCTGGGCTGGAATGAGCAACGCACCCTGCATCTGATCAAAATGTTGCAACATGAAGAAAGCGGCCGCCGCCCAATCGTCCTGTGTGTGCGCCCTGAGATTGAAAATCCGCTGCCGGGCGAAATCGAGTTTGTCCGGGTGGGCAGCTTTACCGATCAGGAAGGCATGGCCAGAGCCTCGGTGGAAGAAGCCAGCTGCATCTTGATCGACAACCCGGAAGATGACATCACGCTCTCAGCGGCACTGTTCTGCGCCAGTAAAAACCCGCAAGCCCATTTGCTGGCCTACTTCAAAGATGAAGGCCTCGGCCTGTTGCTCAAGCAACATTGTCCGAATGCCGAGTGCATTCCGTCGGTTGCCGTGGAAATGCTGGCCAAAGCTGCCGTTGATCCGGGCTCAAGCGAGCTGCACCACGAACTACTCAGCACCACCCAGGGGATGACACAGTATTCCGTGCATTACCCGCAAGATGCCGAAGCCACCACCATCGACGCCCTGTTCAGCACCTTTAAGCAACGCTACGATGCCACGCTGATCGGGATTGACTGCGGCCAGGGTGTGGAACTCAACCCGGCGCTGAACAAAGCGGTTCAGCCCGGCTGTAAACTGTTTTATATCTCAGATGAGCGCATCACTGATTTTCAATGGTAG
- a CDS encoding YjfK family protein: MFNWFKKKNVEPQQPDAPEILGLRLGGAFELDDLKLRLIEPDLIIEGAARTQLIKAVGEVLLDEQTRLLRYYTDDDGFVQVLTHGTGDSDVSEVKLYYFYDSKPIDTDTAWEHLLNDQLVQPHWELEGHTFDKVWENTRPVVMTEKTWQENGTITETDQFVMIYDRSIGNDIFESLFVAGEEKIIHHRAERALVLSTGMNLTPTDFKLIG; this comes from the coding sequence ATGTTTAATTGGTTTAAAAAGAAAAATGTCGAACCCCAACAACCGGATGCCCCGGAAATCCTCGGACTCCGGCTGGGCGGCGCCTTCGAACTGGATGACTTGAAACTGCGCCTGATCGAGCCCGATTTGATTATCGAAGGCGCGGCGCGCACCCAACTGATCAAAGCCGTCGGGGAAGTGCTCCTGGATGAGCAAACCCGCCTGCTGCGCTACTACACCGACGATGACGGCTTTGTCCAGGTCCTCACCCATGGCACCGGCGACAGTGACGTCAGCGAGGTCAAGCTCTATTACTTCTACGACAGCAAACCAATCGATACCGACACCGCCTGGGAGCATCTGCTCAATGACCAGTTGGTTCAGCCGCACTGGGAACTGGAAGGCCACACCTTTGATAAAGTGTGGGAGAACACCCGCCCCGTGGTCATGACCGAAAAAACCTGGCAGGAAAACGGCACCATCACCGAGACCGACCAGTTCGTCATGATCTACGACCGCAGCATCGGCAACGATATCTTCGAGTCCCTGTTTGTGGCCGGTGAAGAGAAAATTATTCATCACCGGGCGGAAAGAGCACTGGTGCTCAGCACCGGCATGAATCTGACCCCGACCGATTTTAAACTGATTGGCTAA
- a CDS encoding DUF350 domain-containing protein — translation METLTQSLAGLGAFLLYFTLSLAFLMLFKVVYVRFTPHDEWKLVKEGQNIAAAIGLSGSIIGYCLAIAGAASNSVNLLDFALWGIVALFAQLIAFYLLRFGFMPRIVERIEAGEIPAGIVMAATSISVGLLNAACMTY, via the coding sequence ATGGAAACACTCACGCAATCTTTGGCCGGCCTTGGCGCCTTTTTACTGTATTTTACCCTGTCTCTGGCCTTTCTCATGCTGTTCAAAGTGGTCTACGTCCGCTTCACCCCGCATGATGAGTGGAAATTGGTCAAAGAAGGCCAGAACATTGCGGCCGCCATCGGCCTGTCCGGTTCGATCATCGGCTACTGCCTGGCGATTGCCGGGGCAGCCAGCAACTCCGTCAACCTGCTGGACTTCGCGCTCTGGGGGATTGTCGCCTTGTTCGCCCAGTTGATTGCTTTCTATCTGCTGCGGTTTGGCTTCATGCCGCGTATTGTTGAGCGTATCGAAGCCGGTGAAATCCCGGCCGGGATTGTCATGGCCGCCACATCGATTTCCGTCGGGCTGCTCAACGCTGCCTGTATGACCTACTAG
- a CDS encoding DUF1190 family protein — protein MKRSKQVVLPSMRKLGMQTNWRVGRAAPVTVAFAGAMLSGCSDSEKDATIYQSLTDCVNDNPNYSQECRAAYQFALEEAARTAPKYRTEYDCSAEFGVNACIETPNDNNWFMPAMAGFMFSRLIDSDRRYYSQPMFRSYYPGSIFYDRWTTADGYDYGRSSYRKTKVRVSQDHMKPKPTVSRTISRGGFGSTVSAKSSWSRSSSGGSKSWGG, from the coding sequence ATGAAACGAAGCAAACAGGTCGTTTTGCCGAGCATGCGCAAGCTCGGCATGCAAACAAACTGGCGTGTGGGGCGTGCCGCACCGGTCACGGTCGCCTTTGCCGGCGCCATGTTATCCGGGTGTAGTGACAGCGAGAAAGATGCGACGATTTATCAGAGCCTGACTGACTGCGTCAATGATAACCCCAACTACAGCCAGGAGTGCCGGGCAGCGTATCAGTTCGCCCTGGAAGAAGCGGCCCGCACCGCACCCAAATACCGCACTGAATATGACTGTAGCGCTGAGTTCGGAGTCAATGCCTGTATTGAGACGCCGAATGATAATAACTGGTTTATGCCGGCCATGGCTGGGTTTATGTTCAGCCGCCTGATCGATAGTGATCGCCGATATTATTCCCAGCCGATGTTCCGGTCTTACTATCCCGGCAGTATTTTCTACGATCGCTGGACCACGGCAGACGGCTACGACTATGGCCGCAGCAGTTACCGCAAAACCAAGGTTCGGGTCTCGCAGGACCACATGAAGCCCAAACCGACGGTCAGCCGCACCATCTCGCGCGGTGGCTTCGGCTCCACCGTCTCGGCCAAATCCAGCTGGAGCCGCTCTTCCTCCGGCGGCAGCAAAAGCTGGGGCGGCTGA
- a CDS encoding cytochrome-c peroxidase: MNTSEWVLLAVVLTSAVSCRDNTGVDEVTVDNSVVGEEAGPGAESPPASDPEPETPPAEETPPEPRVDIDGLPLPAVAEIPDYEAYLMAQPRYYTATTSPFGDVRSQDNTPFSNRVTNAGANLGRMLFYDVRLSANDAVSCASCHQQQHGFTDPAKLSTGFDGGKTGRHSMSLTNAAYYKSGKFFWDERADTLEAQVLMPIQDPVEMGMNLFDLEVKLGLTSFYPKLFEQAFGDEAITSERIALAMAQFVRTMVSYQSKFDQAFAAGAWNDPDFAAVFTEQEMLGHQLFSGFPVGNSASLGCIECHQTSAHTLDRSHVNGLDADNSQDAGAGGGFFKSPSLRNVEVGAPYMHDGRFATLMEVVEFYNSGVQSHPNLSPDLRQGGRTNGPPVKMNLTQEEKEALVAFLMTLTDETFLSNPIFSDPFAPKGN; encoded by the coding sequence ATGAATACTTCTGAGTGGGTGCTGTTGGCCGTCGTGCTGACCTCTGCGGTGTCATGCCGGGACAATACCGGTGTTGATGAAGTGACTGTTGATAATAGTGTGGTGGGCGAAGAGGCCGGGCCGGGAGCGGAAAGTCCGCCTGCGTCTGACCCTGAACCGGAGACACCACCGGCGGAGGAGACGCCGCCGGAGCCGCGGGTTGATATCGATGGGCTGCCGTTGCCAGCTGTCGCCGAAATACCCGATTATGAAGCCTATCTGATGGCGCAGCCGCGCTATTATACGGCGACTACCTCGCCGTTTGGTGATGTCCGCTCTCAGGACAACACGCCGTTCTCCAACCGGGTCACCAATGCCGGTGCCAATCTGGGCCGAATGCTGTTTTATGATGTCCGTTTGTCGGCGAATGATGCGGTCTCCTGCGCGTCTTGCCATCAGCAACAGCATGGGTTTACCGATCCGGCCAAACTGAGTACCGGGTTTGACGGTGGGAAAACCGGGCGCCATTCCATGAGCCTGACCAATGCCGCGTATTACAAATCCGGCAAGTTTTTCTGGGATGAACGCGCCGATACCCTGGAAGCGCAGGTGCTGATGCCAATCCAGGATCCGGTCGAAATGGGGATGAACCTGTTCGATCTGGAAGTCAAACTGGGGCTCACCAGTTTTTATCCGAAACTGTTTGAACAGGCCTTCGGCGATGAGGCGATCACCAGCGAACGCATCGCCCTGGCCATGGCCCAGTTTGTCCGGACGATGGTTTCCTACCAGTCGAAATTCGATCAGGCGTTTGCGGCCGGGGCGTGGAATGACCCGGACTTTGCCGCTGTCTTTACCGAGCAGGAGATGCTGGGCCATCAGCTATTCTCCGGGTTTCCCGTCGGTAACAGTGCCTCGCTGGGCTGCATTGAATGTCACCAGACTTCGGCGCATACCCTGGATCGCTCTCATGTGAATGGCCTGGATGCGGATAATAGTCAGGATGCGGGGGCCGGTGGCGGGTTCTTCAAATCACCCTCGCTGCGAAATGTCGAAGTCGGCGCACCCTATATGCATGACGGCCGCTTTGCGACCCTGATGGAGGTGGTGGAGTTCTATAACAGCGGTGTGCAGTCCCATCCCAATCTCAGTCCGGATTTACGCCAGGGGGGCCGTACCAACGGACCGCCGGTGAAAATGAATCTGACCCAGGAGGAGAAAGAGGCGCTAGTGGCTTTTCTCATGACTCTGACGGACGAAACCTTCCTGAGTAATCCGATTTTCAGCGATCCGTTTGCGCCGAAGGGCAATTAA